A window of Sutcliffiella cohnii contains these coding sequences:
- a CDS encoding DHA2 family efflux MFS transporter permease subunit: MDQSIKETSRPPYGILTVLMIGAFIAFLNNTLLNIALPSIMVDLNVEPSTVQWLATGFMLVNGVLVPMTAFLIQKYSVRHLFLVAMGLFTIGTIVAGAAHIFPILLTGRMLQAAGSAIMMPLLMNVMLVSFPVERRGSAMGMFGLIMMAAPAIGPTLSGWIVQNYDWRMLFHFLTPIAIIVVLIGYFLLKDKKQKVNLKLDIFSLVLSSIGFGGILYGFSAAGNAGWGSPQVYLTIIVGAIALLWFILRQSYQKKPMLNFGVYRYPMFALSSVITMVLNMAMFSGMLLLPIYVQTIRGIDPFEAGLMLLPGALAMAFMSPITGKLFDKFGGKVLAISGITILVVTTYYLSELTMETTYGFLMVLHAIRMFGISMVMMPVSTNGLNQLPRSFYPHGTAMNNTLNQVSGAIGTALLVTVMANRSVTHGNVMMEKAVGDLGSQPSGAALAALEQEVSMLATLEGINDAFFVATCISVVALVLAFFIKRAKPMEEPDTNPEGQKEEAKKVQAKLVEVK, from the coding sequence CAATGGTTAGCTACTGGATTTATGCTTGTCAATGGAGTATTAGTTCCGATGACAGCTTTTTTAATTCAAAAGTATTCTGTCCGTCATTTATTTTTAGTGGCAATGGGCTTATTTACGATAGGGACAATAGTTGCAGGAGCAGCTCATATTTTTCCTATTTTATTAACAGGTAGAATGTTGCAGGCAGCTGGTTCTGCCATTATGATGCCTCTTTTAATGAACGTAATGTTAGTAAGTTTCCCTGTTGAACGTAGAGGTTCTGCTATGGGGATGTTTGGACTAATTATGATGGCAGCTCCAGCAATTGGACCGACTTTGTCAGGGTGGATTGTTCAAAACTATGATTGGAGAATGCTCTTTCATTTCTTAACTCCAATTGCCATAATCGTTGTCTTAATAGGGTATTTCTTATTAAAAGATAAAAAACAAAAAGTAAATTTGAAATTAGATATTTTCTCGCTTGTCTTATCAAGTATTGGGTTTGGAGGAATTCTTTACGGATTCAGTGCAGCTGGTAATGCTGGATGGGGAAGCCCGCAAGTATACTTAACCATTATTGTCGGTGCAATAGCTTTACTATGGTTTATACTACGCCAATCTTACCAAAAGAAACCAATGTTAAACTTCGGTGTGTATCGATACCCAATGTTTGCTCTTTCTTCTGTTATTACGATGGTCCTTAACATGGCGATGTTTTCTGGGATGCTATTATTACCTATCTATGTTCAAACAATACGTGGAATTGACCCATTTGAAGCAGGATTAATGCTTTTACCGGGTGCTTTAGCAATGGCCTTTATGTCACCAATTACAGGAAAGCTATTCGATAAATTTGGTGGAAAAGTGTTAGCAATCAGTGGTATTACGATTCTTGTTGTTACAACGTATTATTTAAGTGAGTTAACGATGGAAACGACATACGGGTTTTTAATGGTTCTTCACGCAATCCGAATGTTTGGTATTTCGATGGTAATGATGCCTGTTTCTACAAATGGTTTAAATCAATTACCTAGAAGCTTTTACCCACACGGAACAGCGATGAATAATACATTGAACCAAGTTTCAGGTGCCATTGGAACGGCGTTACTCGTTACAGTAATGGCAAACAGAAGTGTAACACACGGAAATGTTATGATGGAAAAAGCTGTAGGTGATCTAGGAAGCCAACCGTCGGGAGCGGCATTAGCAGCATTAGAGCAAGAGGTTTCCATGCTAGCAACGTTAGAGGGAATTAATGATGCGTTTTTTGTAGCAACTTGCATTTCTGTTGTTGCGCTAGTTTTAGCCTTCTTCATCAAACGTGCAAAACCGATGGAAGAGCCAGATACAAATCCTGAGGGCCAAAAAGAAGAAGCAAAAAAAGTTCAAGCCAAGTTAGTAGAGGTTAAATAA
- a CDS encoding CBO0543 family protein: MHFIFNGLFFIAGVIWGDWKRWRLYYPTILFLICVDLLKNFLFYNYSMWTYEETFFGETILQNHTFINLMIMVIVYPATVLIYLGRFPQKRQNQFFWILFWIVTYWVVEYVNLNYLNLINHYNGWNMKWSFLFLIVMFVMLKIHHKNPLLAWALSILFILFLWNVFDISVEILK; the protein is encoded by the coding sequence ATGCACTTTATATTTAACGGTTTATTTTTTATTGCTGGAGTAATATGGGGAGATTGGAAAAGGTGGAGACTTTATTATCCAACTATCCTTTTTCTTATTTGTGTAGATTTGTTGAAAAACTTCCTTTTCTATAACTATTCTATGTGGACATACGAAGAAACATTTTTTGGCGAGACTATATTACAAAACCACACATTTATCAATTTGATGATTATGGTAATTGTTTATCCAGCAACTGTTTTAATATATCTTGGACGCTTTCCACAAAAAAGACAAAACCAATTTTTCTGGATTTTATTTTGGATCGTTACATATTGGGTTGTCGAGTACGTCAATTTAAACTACTTAAATTTAATCAATCATTATAACGGTTGGAATATGAAATGGTCATTTCTATTTCTTATTGTCATGTTTGTCATGTTAAAGATTCACCACAAAAATCCATTATTAGCTTGGGCATTATCTATCCTTTTCATTTTATTTTTATGGAATGTTTTTGATATATCAGTTGAAATATTAAAATGA
- a CDS encoding BH0509 family protein: MSRVERKNMIEFLELMKGTDPLTFAYMTDHDIEHLYNKVYEQMVFDHHN, translated from the coding sequence ATGAGTAGAGTTGAACGGAAAAACATGATCGAATTTCTTGAGTTAATGAAAGGAACAGACCCACTTACATTTGCTTACATGACAGACCATGATATTGAGCATTTATACAATAAAGTTTACGAACAAATGGTGTTTGATCATCATAATTAA
- a CDS encoding SAM-dependent methyltransferase has translation MQEQYYDQLLNIETSEVQKGFHSSFHYHRYEPTPYEALVLFFEQYSLTNKDRIIDFGCGKGRLNFFVHHFFGTRATGIEMDETFYKEALQNRRKYWLKRREIGDQIQFFQCLAENYSISKEDNVFYFFNPFTVQIFMKVVRNILASYEVEPRKLDIILYYPANEYTYYLEEQTPFYLFQEVLLPRYEHNPYEKFLIYRLDC, from the coding sequence ATGCAAGAACAGTACTATGATCAATTATTAAATATTGAAACATCAGAGGTGCAAAAAGGATTTCACTCTTCCTTCCATTATCATCGATATGAGCCTACACCCTATGAGGCGCTTGTATTATTCTTCGAGCAATATTCGTTAACGAACAAAGACCGTATTATTGATTTTGGTTGTGGAAAGGGTCGGTTGAACTTTTTTGTGCATCATTTTTTTGGTACCAGAGCAACAGGTATTGAAATGGACGAAACGTTTTATAAAGAAGCCCTTCAAAATAGGCGGAAATATTGGTTAAAAAGAAGAGAAATCGGCGACCAAATTCAGTTTTTTCAATGTTTAGCTGAAAACTATTCAATAAGTAAAGAAGACAATGTTTTTTATTTCTTTAATCCTTTCACCGTTCAAATATTTATGAAAGTAGTAAGAAATATATTAGCTTCATATGAGGTGGAACCGCGTAAACTTGATATCATTCTTTATTATCCTGCAAACGAATATACGTATTATTTAGAAGAACAGACTCCTTTTTACTTATTTCAAGAAGTACTGTTACCTCGTTACGAACATAACCCGTATGAAAAGTTTTTAATTTATCGATTAGATTGTTAA
- a CDS encoding IS110 family transposase — protein sequence MEVIIENACGMDVHKDSITACAITAKGKEIETFSTKTIYLIELVDWVKKHNCTHVAMESTSVYWKPIVNLLEAEGIEFLVVNAQHIKAVPGRKTDVKDAEWIAKLLRHGLLKASYIPDRNQRELRELVRYRRSIIEERARQYNRIQKVLEGANIKLGSVVSDIMGVSSRDMLRSIAEGNEDLEELTNFARGRMKNKKDELKLALQGYIQEHQRFMIKTIMDHIDFLTEQIDKLDKEIEKRMEDDQEDIDRLDSIPGIGRKMAEQMLAEIGPNIKEQFPTAPQLCSWAGLVPGNNQSAGKRKSSKTMKGNKYLKSALIEAAHSVRGSKNYLGALYRRTASRKGKKRAAVVVAHAMLRISYYLLTRKEMYVDLGEDYFDKQRQQSIVRHSLRRLENLGYTVTLVEPKVS from the coding sequence ATGGAAGTAATCATTGAGAATGCTTGTGGTATGGATGTCCACAAGGATAGCATTACTGCATGTGCCATTACAGCAAAAGGAAAGGAGATTGAAACTTTTTCAACTAAAACTATATATCTTATAGAGTTGGTGGACTGGGTTAAGAAACACAACTGTACCCATGTGGCGATGGAAAGTACAAGTGTCTACTGGAAACCTATTGTCAATTTACTAGAAGCAGAAGGTATTGAATTTCTAGTTGTGAATGCTCAACATATTAAAGCTGTTCCTGGGCGTAAAACCGATGTGAAAGATGCCGAATGGATTGCCAAATTACTTCGTCACGGTTTACTTAAAGCTAGTTATATTCCTGACCGAAATCAGCGAGAATTACGTGAACTTGTGCGTTATCGTCGTAGCATAATTGAAGAACGTGCCAGACAATATAATCGGATTCAAAAAGTGTTAGAAGGAGCTAATATCAAGCTTGGCTCTGTTGTTTCTGACATTATGGGAGTTTCTTCTCGTGATATGCTTCGATCCATAGCGGAAGGGAATGAAGACCTTGAAGAGTTAACAAACTTTGCGAGAGGAAGAATGAAAAATAAAAAAGATGAATTGAAACTCGCACTTCAAGGGTATATTCAAGAACATCAACGATTTATGATAAAAACGATTATGGATCATATCGATTTCCTAACTGAGCAAATCGATAAACTAGACAAAGAGATAGAAAAAAGGATGGAAGACGATCAAGAAGACATAGATCGTTTAGATTCCATTCCTGGCATTGGAAGAAAAATGGCGGAACAAATGCTTGCAGAAATTGGTCCAAATATAAAAGAGCAATTCCCGACTGCACCCCAACTATGTTCATGGGCGGGTTTAGTTCCAGGAAATAACCAAAGTGCTGGAAAACGTAAGTCATCCAAAACGATGAAAGGAAACAAATATCTTAAATCAGCACTCATTGAAGCAGCTCATTCTGTTCGAGGGTCTAAAAACTACCTTGGTGCACTTTACCGTCGGACTGCTTCACGTAAAGGTAAAAAGCGTGCAGCAGTTGTTGTAGCCCATGCGATGTTACGAATCTCCTATTATCTCTTAACACGAAAGGAAATGTACGTAGATCTAGGAGAAGACTACTTCGATAAGCAAAGACAACAGTCCATTGTTAGACATTCACTACGAAGATTAGAAAATTTAGGCTACACCGTGACACTAGTTGAACCAAAAGTTTCATAA